The following are encoded in a window of Rosa chinensis cultivar Old Blush chromosome 4, RchiOBHm-V2, whole genome shotgun sequence genomic DNA:
- the LOC112196789 gene encoding beta-galactosidase 9 isoform X2, whose amino-acid sequence MHFGAATSRREDSGFPVWLRDIPGIEFRTNNAPFKEEMQRFVKKMVDLMQEEELFCWQGGPVIMLQIENEYGNMESSYGQRGKEYVKWAAEMALGLGAGVPWVMCKQVDAPGSIIDACNGYYCDGYKSNSYNKPILWTEDWDGWYASWGGRLPHRPVEDLAFAVARFFQRGGSFQNYYMYFGGTNFGRTSGGPFYITSYDYDAPIDEYGLLSEPKWGHLKDLHAAIKLCEPALVAADSPDYIKLGPKQEAHVYGSTVHTKGLNFTWFGRSQSQCSAFLANIDEHRSASVTFLGQTYNLPPWSVSILPDCRNVVFNTAKVGAQTSIKRVNSDLPLPVISENKNLYTMKPWMTLEEPIGIWSENNFTVRGILEHLNVTKDHSDYLWHITRIFVSDEDISFWEESNISPAITIDSMRDVLRVFVNGQLTGSVIGHWVKVVQPVRFVKGYNDLLLLTQTVGLQNYGAFLEKDGAGFRGHVKLTGFKNGDIDLSTSLWTYQVGLKGEFFKIYTVEENEKAGWAELSLDADPSTFTWYKTYFDSPAGTDPVALNLGSMGKGQAWVNGHHIGRYWTLVAPKDGCQEICDYRGAYNSDKCTTNCGKPTQTWYHIPRSWLQASSNLLVIFEEIGGNPFEISINSRAVGTICAQVSESHYPPVQKWFSPSFIDEKGRINDRTPEIHLQCQDGFIISSIEFASYGSPQGRCQKFSQGNCHASNSFSIVSEACLGKNSCSVRVSNLVFGDDPCRGIVKTLAVEARCRSLPTFGFSQL is encoded by the exons ATGCATTTTGGAGCGGCCACGAGCCGCAGAGAGGACAG TGGCTTCCCGGTGTGGTTGCGGGACATACCTGGAATAGAATTCCGAACAAACAATGCACCTTTTAAG GAAGAGATGCAGCGGTTTGTTAAAAAGATGGTGGATCTGATGCAAGAGGAAGAGCTGTTTTGTTGGCAAGGTGGTCCAGTAATTATGCTACAG ATTGAAAATGAATATGGAAATATGGAAAGCTCATATGGACAGAGAGGGAAGGAATATGTTAAGTGGGCTGCTGAGATGGCTCTAGGTCTCGGTGCTGGGGTCCCATGGGTCATGTGCAAGCAAGTTGATGCTCCAGGAAGTATT ATAGATGCATGCAATGGATACTACTGTGATGGATACAAGTCAAATTCATATAATAAGCCAATTCTTTGGACAGAAGACTGGGATGGATG GTATGCATCATGGGGTGGAAGATTGCCTCACAGGCCTGTTGAAGATCTTGCATTTGCAGTAGCACGCTTTTTCCAACGTGGAGGGAGCTTTCAGAATTATTATATG TATTTTGGTGGTACGAACTTTGGCCGGACTTCTGGGGGGCCATTTTATATTACCAGTTATGATTATGATGCTCCAATTGATGAATATG GACTGCTGAGTGAACCTAAATGGGGACATCTGAAGGATCTACATGCTGCTATAAAGCTGTGTGAGCCTGCTCTTGTTGCTGCTGATTCACCGGATTACATTAAATTGGGACCAAAACAGGAG GCACATGTATACGGTTCAACAGTTCACACTAAAGGCTTAAACTTTACTTGGTTTGGTAGAAGTCAAAGCCAGTGTTCTGCATTCCTCGCAAACATTGATGAACATAGATCAGCTTCTGTAACATTCCTAGGTCAAACATATAATCTGCCACCATGGTCAGTCAGTATATTGCCAGACTGTAGGAACGTTGTGTTCAACACTGCCAAG GTTGGGGCGCAAACTTCCATAAAAAGAGTAAACTCTGATTTGCCTCTTCCAGTTATTTCCGAGAACAAAAATTTGTATACCATGAAACCCTGGATGACTTTAGAAGAGCCAATTGGTATTTGGAGTGAGAATAATTTTACAGTCCGAGGAATATTGGAGCATTTAAATGTGACAAAGGACCATTCTGATTACCTGTGGCATATAACCAG AATATTTGTTTCAGATGAGGATATCTCTTTTTGGGAGGAAAGCAATATTAGTCCAGCAATTACAATCGATAGCATGCGAGATGTGTTGCGTGTATTTGTTAATGGCCAGCTTACAG GCAGTGTGATCGGTCATTGGGTCAAGGTAGTGCAGCCTGTTAGGTTTGTCAAGGGATATAATGACTTGTTGCTGTTAACTCAGACAGTTGGCTTGCAG AACTATGGTGCTTTCCTTGAGAAAGATGGGGCAGGATTTAGAGGACATGTCAAACTGACTGGGTTTAAAAATGGGGATATCGACCTCTCAACATCGTTATGGACTTACCAG GTTgggcttaaaggagagttttTCAAAATATACACCGTagaagaaaatgagaaggcAGGTTGGGCTGAGTTGTCACTAGATGCTGATCCATCCACTTTTACCTGGTACAAG ACATACTTTGATAGCCCTGCTGGCACAGATCCAGTGGCTCTAAATTTAGGAAGCATGGGAAAGGGCCAGGCTTGGGTCAATGGCCACCATATAGGAAGGTATTGGACACTTGTTGCTCCAAAAGATGGATGCCAAGAAATCTGTGATTATCGAGGGGCATACAACTCCGATAAGTGCACAACAAATTGTGGGAAGCCTACTCAAACCTG GTACCATATTCCACGGTCATGGTTGCAGGCTTCAAGTAATTTACTTGTTATCTTTGAGGAAATTGGAGGGAATCCATTTGAGATTTCAATCAACTCGCGTGCAGTTGGAACCATCTGTGCTCAAGTGTCAGAATCTCACTACCCACCTGTCCAGAAGTGGTTCAGTCCAAGTTTTATTGATGAAAAAGGCAGAATAAATGATCGGACACCAGAAATTCACTTGCAATGTCAAGACGGGTTTATAATATCTTCCATAGAATTTGCTAGCTATGGAAGTCCTCAAGGTCGTTGCCAGAAGTTTTCTCAAGGGAATTGCCATGCTTCGAATTCTTTCTCCATAGTTTCTGAG GCTTGCCTGGGAAAGAATAGCTGTTCAGTCAGAGTATCAAATCTTGTATTTGGAGATGACCCATGCCGGGGTATTGTTAAGACGTTGGCTGTTGAGGCGAGATGCAGGTCACTACCAACCTTTGGTTTTTCTCAGCTCTGA
- the LOC112200049 gene encoding pentatricopeptide repeat-containing protein At1g62720, translated as MPLKARMFSTIVSVRAPALLYKCKPPFHSLFGSVRTQCRSSFAVNHSHIDATNFEELVDIRYKSGCLRLDEALGYFNSMIQMKPIPSIRAFNGLLGVLSKMKHYSTVVSMCKQLMSTAHFQPDVCTISIIINCLCRLNRVDLGFSALGIALKHGFQLGGYSLNPLLHGLCKNSCLAEAVKLVQKMEDKGYTCDVFTYGIVINGLCKAGKTTNAIKILEQMYGNGRFKPNSDCYNPIIDSLCKERNIKQALTLFEDMISRSVVPDAYTYNSLIRGLCNMGDWDKVLDLFETMKDQGIAPDVVTFNTLIYGLCQSGKWEKAQRFLSCMVESGISPDVYTYNALISSHCKSGQWEKAVQLFKSMIECGILPNIVTFNAVLDALCKGGKTTEALNLVEQMIHRGVKPDLVTYNSLLHGLCLSGQWRGATSLLNRMKDEEVPPDVVTFNSVIDALCKKGRTKDALTVLQVMTQRDLNPDHITYSCLIYGMCNTSQWGEATRLFDEMVGLGILPNILTLTDLFDALSKEGMTEEARKAFEERFQYGMEVSKISFNMLLHDYCLHGKIDKAEKVFSFMVLKGHIPDMASYTTLVNSYIKVNRIHEALRLVKEMIQKGLMPDLQTLKTLRSFSPKRHAASAE; from the coding sequence ATGCCTTTGAAGGCGAGGATGTTCTCTACAATTGTCTCTGTAAGAGCCCCAGCGCTTCTCTACAAATGTAAGCCTCCTTTCCATTCTCTTTTTGGGTCTGTCAGAACCCAGTGTCGCTCTTCTTTTGCTGTCAATCATTCTCACATTGACGCCACTAATTTTGAGGAATTGGTAGACATTCGTTATAAATCTGGTTGTCTTAGGTTAGATGAAGCATTGGGTTACTTCAATTCCATGATTCAAATGAAACCCATCCCCTCCATCAGGGCTTTTAATGGTTTGTTGGGGGTACTCTCCAAGATGAAGCATTACTCCACTGTTGTTTCTATGTGTAAGCAGCTGATGAGTACTGCTCACTTCCAACCTGATGTTTGTACAATAAGTATTATCATTAATTGCTTGTGCCGTCTGAATCGGGTGGACTTGGGTTTCTCTGCTTTAGGAATTGCTCTTAAACATGGTTTTCAACTTGGTGGTTATTCTCTGAATCCTTTGCTTCACGGGCTTTGCAAGAATAGCTGTCTTGCTGAAGCAGTGAAGCTGGTCCAGAAAATGGAAGATAAGGGATACACATGTGATGTATTCACTTATGGTATCGTAATTAATGGGTTATGCAAAGCTGGGAAGACTACTAATGCAATCAAGATACTTGAGCAGATGTATGGTAATGGAAGGTTTAAGCCGAATTCGGATTGCTACAATCCAATCATTGACAGCCTTTGTAAAGAAAGAAATATCAAGCAGGCCTTGACCCTATTTGAAGATATGATCAGCAGAAGTGTAGTACCGGATGCCTACACTTATAATTCATTAATTCGTGGATTATGCAATATGGGTGATTGGGATAAAGTTCTCGATCTGTTCGAAACAATGAAGGATCAAGGAATTGCCCCCGATGTTGTCACCTTCAACACCCTAATATACGGACTTTGCCAATCAGGGAAGTGGGAAAAGGCCCAAAGATTCTTGTCTTGCATGGTTGAGAGTGGAATTTCACCAGATGTGTATACCTACAATGCCCTAATCAGCAGTCATTGCAAGTCTGGTCAATGGGAAAAGGCTGTACAGTTATTTAAAAGTATGATTGAATGTGGAATCTTGCCCAATATTGTTACATTCAATGCTGTGTTGGATGCTTTATGCAAGGGAGGAAAAACAACAGAGGCACTTAATCTTGTGGAACAAATGATCCATAGAGGTGTAAAACCTGATCTTGTCACCTACAATTCATTACTTCATGGATTGTGCCTTTCTGGCCAATGGAGAGGGGCAACAAGCTTGCTTAATAGAATGAAGGATGAAGAAGTCCCACCAGATGTTGTAACCTTTAACTCTGTAATAGATGCTCTTTGCAAGAAGGGAAGGACCAAGGACGCCCTCACTGTTTTGCAGGTAATGACTCAAAGAGATCTAAATCCTGACCATATCACTTACAGCTGTCTAATTTATGGCATGTGCAATACATCACAATGGGGTGAAGCGACAAGGTTGTTTGATGAAATGGTAGGGCTGGGCATCTTGCCCAATATATTAACTTTGACAGACCTGTTTGATGCTCTCTCCAAAGAAGGGATGACAGAAGAGGCTCGCAAAgcatttgaagaaagatttcAATATGGTATGGAGGTTAGCAAGATCTCATTCAACATGCTACTTCATGATTATTGTTTGCATGGAAAAATTGACAAGGCAGAGAAGGTCTTTAGTTTTATGGTGTTGAAGGGTCATATTCCTGATATGGCTTCCTATACAACCTTGGTCAATAGCTATATAAAAGTTAACAGAATACATGAAGCTTTGAGGCTTGTTAAGGAAATGATCCAAAAGGGATTGATGCCTGATCTGCAAACGCTGAAAACTTTGAGAAGTTTCAGTCCTAAAAGACATGCTGCATCTGCAGAGTGA
- the LOC112196789 gene encoding beta-galactosidase 9 isoform X1, producing the protein MLRLRCLLLCLTIHFAAVAAAFFKPFNVSYDHRALIIDGNRRMLISAGIHYPRATPQMWPDLIAKSKEGGADVIQTYAFWSGHEPQRGQYYFEGRYDIVKFVKLVGASGLYLHLRIGPYVCAEWNFGGFPVWLRDIPGIEFRTNNAPFKEEMQRFVKKMVDLMQEEELFCWQGGPVIMLQIENEYGNMESSYGQRGKEYVKWAAEMALGLGAGVPWVMCKQVDAPGSIIDACNGYYCDGYKSNSYNKPILWTEDWDGWYASWGGRLPHRPVEDLAFAVARFFQRGGSFQNYYMYFGGTNFGRTSGGPFYITSYDYDAPIDEYGLLSEPKWGHLKDLHAAIKLCEPALVAADSPDYIKLGPKQEAHVYGSTVHTKGLNFTWFGRSQSQCSAFLANIDEHRSASVTFLGQTYNLPPWSVSILPDCRNVVFNTAKVGAQTSIKRVNSDLPLPVISENKNLYTMKPWMTLEEPIGIWSENNFTVRGILEHLNVTKDHSDYLWHITRIFVSDEDISFWEESNISPAITIDSMRDVLRVFVNGQLTGSVIGHWVKVVQPVRFVKGYNDLLLLTQTVGLQNYGAFLEKDGAGFRGHVKLTGFKNGDIDLSTSLWTYQVGLKGEFFKIYTVEENEKAGWAELSLDADPSTFTWYKTYFDSPAGTDPVALNLGSMGKGQAWVNGHHIGRYWTLVAPKDGCQEICDYRGAYNSDKCTTNCGKPTQTWYHIPRSWLQASSNLLVIFEEIGGNPFEISINSRAVGTICAQVSESHYPPVQKWFSPSFIDEKGRINDRTPEIHLQCQDGFIISSIEFASYGSPQGRCQKFSQGNCHASNSFSIVSEACLGKNSCSVRVSNLVFGDDPCRGIVKTLAVEARCRSLPTFGFSQL; encoded by the exons aTGCTCCGGCTCCGATGCCTCCTTCTCTGCCTCACTATCCACTTCGCCGCGGTTGCCGCTGCGTTCTTCAAGCCGTTCAACGTCAGCTACGACCACCGCGCTCTCATCATCGATGGCAACCGCCGCATGCTCATCTCCGCCGGCATCCACTACCCTCGCGCCACTCCCCAG ATGTGGCCTGATTTGATTGCAAAGAGCAAGGAAGGCGGGGCGGATGTGATCCAGACCTATGCATTTTGGAGCGGCCACGAGCCGCAGAGAGGACAG TACTATTTTGAAGGGAGATATGATATCGTCAAGTTTGTGAAGTTAGTGGGAGCTAGTGGACTCTATCTCCATCTTCGCATAGGGCCTTACGTCTGCGCTGAGTGGAACTTTGG TGGCTTCCCGGTGTGGTTGCGGGACATACCTGGAATAGAATTCCGAACAAACAATGCACCTTTTAAG GAAGAGATGCAGCGGTTTGTTAAAAAGATGGTGGATCTGATGCAAGAGGAAGAGCTGTTTTGTTGGCAAGGTGGTCCAGTAATTATGCTACAG ATTGAAAATGAATATGGAAATATGGAAAGCTCATATGGACAGAGAGGGAAGGAATATGTTAAGTGGGCTGCTGAGATGGCTCTAGGTCTCGGTGCTGGGGTCCCATGGGTCATGTGCAAGCAAGTTGATGCTCCAGGAAGTATT ATAGATGCATGCAATGGATACTACTGTGATGGATACAAGTCAAATTCATATAATAAGCCAATTCTTTGGACAGAAGACTGGGATGGATG GTATGCATCATGGGGTGGAAGATTGCCTCACAGGCCTGTTGAAGATCTTGCATTTGCAGTAGCACGCTTTTTCCAACGTGGAGGGAGCTTTCAGAATTATTATATG TATTTTGGTGGTACGAACTTTGGCCGGACTTCTGGGGGGCCATTTTATATTACCAGTTATGATTATGATGCTCCAATTGATGAATATG GACTGCTGAGTGAACCTAAATGGGGACATCTGAAGGATCTACATGCTGCTATAAAGCTGTGTGAGCCTGCTCTTGTTGCTGCTGATTCACCGGATTACATTAAATTGGGACCAAAACAGGAG GCACATGTATACGGTTCAACAGTTCACACTAAAGGCTTAAACTTTACTTGGTTTGGTAGAAGTCAAAGCCAGTGTTCTGCATTCCTCGCAAACATTGATGAACATAGATCAGCTTCTGTAACATTCCTAGGTCAAACATATAATCTGCCACCATGGTCAGTCAGTATATTGCCAGACTGTAGGAACGTTGTGTTCAACACTGCCAAG GTTGGGGCGCAAACTTCCATAAAAAGAGTAAACTCTGATTTGCCTCTTCCAGTTATTTCCGAGAACAAAAATTTGTATACCATGAAACCCTGGATGACTTTAGAAGAGCCAATTGGTATTTGGAGTGAGAATAATTTTACAGTCCGAGGAATATTGGAGCATTTAAATGTGACAAAGGACCATTCTGATTACCTGTGGCATATAACCAG AATATTTGTTTCAGATGAGGATATCTCTTTTTGGGAGGAAAGCAATATTAGTCCAGCAATTACAATCGATAGCATGCGAGATGTGTTGCGTGTATTTGTTAATGGCCAGCTTACAG GCAGTGTGATCGGTCATTGGGTCAAGGTAGTGCAGCCTGTTAGGTTTGTCAAGGGATATAATGACTTGTTGCTGTTAACTCAGACAGTTGGCTTGCAG AACTATGGTGCTTTCCTTGAGAAAGATGGGGCAGGATTTAGAGGACATGTCAAACTGACTGGGTTTAAAAATGGGGATATCGACCTCTCAACATCGTTATGGACTTACCAG GTTgggcttaaaggagagttttTCAAAATATACACCGTagaagaaaatgagaaggcAGGTTGGGCTGAGTTGTCACTAGATGCTGATCCATCCACTTTTACCTGGTACAAG ACATACTTTGATAGCCCTGCTGGCACAGATCCAGTGGCTCTAAATTTAGGAAGCATGGGAAAGGGCCAGGCTTGGGTCAATGGCCACCATATAGGAAGGTATTGGACACTTGTTGCTCCAAAAGATGGATGCCAAGAAATCTGTGATTATCGAGGGGCATACAACTCCGATAAGTGCACAACAAATTGTGGGAAGCCTACTCAAACCTG GTACCATATTCCACGGTCATGGTTGCAGGCTTCAAGTAATTTACTTGTTATCTTTGAGGAAATTGGAGGGAATCCATTTGAGATTTCAATCAACTCGCGTGCAGTTGGAACCATCTGTGCTCAAGTGTCAGAATCTCACTACCCACCTGTCCAGAAGTGGTTCAGTCCAAGTTTTATTGATGAAAAAGGCAGAATAAATGATCGGACACCAGAAATTCACTTGCAATGTCAAGACGGGTTTATAATATCTTCCATAGAATTTGCTAGCTATGGAAGTCCTCAAGGTCGTTGCCAGAAGTTTTCTCAAGGGAATTGCCATGCTTCGAATTCTTTCTCCATAGTTTCTGAG GCTTGCCTGGGAAAGAATAGCTGTTCAGTCAGAGTATCAAATCTTGTATTTGGAGATGACCCATGCCGGGGTATTGTTAAGACGTTGGCTGTTGAGGCGAGATGCAGGTCACTACCAACCTTTGGTTTTTCTCAGCTCTGA
- the LOC121052843 gene encoding uncharacterized protein LOC121052843, which produces MGYGKVIEAEAWGMLLGLQMAYQLNIPKIIVECDLELIVQLLNNGVDNLHPLKSVIDSCLQMKVGFEDCTVAHVYRAVNMVADVLSKCSLDIDIGTIYMEQPPPQVINAFLDDLSEVPRSRKVCNALS; this is translated from the coding sequence ATGGGATATGGCAAAGTCATTGAGGCTGAGGCTTGGGGGATGCTTCTTGGTTTGCAGATGGCTTATCAATTGAATATCCCTAAAATTATAGTTGAATGCGATTTAGAACTTATTGTTCAGTTGTTGAACAATGGTGTTGATAACCTTCATCCTCTTAAGAGTGTTATCGATAGCTGCCTACAAATGAAAGTTGGATTTGAAGATTGTACTGTGGCTCATGTGTATCGAGCAGTTAACATGGTTGCAGATGTGCTATCTAAGTGTAGTTTGGACATTGACATAGGCACTATCTACATGGAGCAACCTCCTCCtcaagttatcaatgccttccTTGATGATTTGAGTGAAGTTCCTAGATCTAGGAAAGTTTGTAATGCCTTAAGTTAG